One Malania oleifera isolate guangnan ecotype guangnan chromosome 10, ASM2987363v1, whole genome shotgun sequence genomic region harbors:
- the LOC131166626 gene encoding expansin-B15-like — MAPLQVFPHFILVTLLSLLFNPCFSFDPSLFDLPKALQLSADPSGGWSPAQATWYGPPSGDGSEGGACGYGNAVGQAPFYSIVSAGGPSLFHSGTGCGACYQVKCTSHAACSGNPVTVVITDECPGCGSASGQPHFDLSGAAFGAMANSFNGRYALRNAGLLQIQYKRVACNYRGMPVAFRVDAGSSPYYFAVLVEYENSDGDVSAVYLQEADGPWYPMQESWGAVWKLNSGSPLRPPFSIWLTTSASHRTLVASNVIPAGWQPGQTYRSHVNFR; from the exons ATGGCTCCTCTCCAGGTTTTTCCTCACTTCATTCTCGTCACTCTCCTCTCTCTTCTGTTCAACCCTTGCTTCTCCTTCGACCCTAGCCTCTTCGATCTCCCCAAAGCTCTGCAGCTATCTGCAGACCCCAGCGGCGGTTGGTCCCCCGCCCAGGCCACCTGGTACGGCCCCCCCAGTGGCGATGGCAGCGAAG GGGGTGCGTGTGGATATGGGAATGCCGTAGGACAAGCTCCATTCTATTCCATTGTATCCGCCGGTGGTCCTTCTCTGTTCCACTCCGGCACCGGCTGTGGTGCTTGTTATCAG GTAAAATGCACTTCGCATGCGGCGTGCTCGGGGAATCCGGTGACCGTAGTGATCACTGACGAGTGCCCAGGGTGTGGCTCCGCCTCCGGCCAACCTCATTTTGATCTCAGCGGTGCTGCCTTCGGAGCCATGGCCAATTCCTTCAACGGCCGCTACGCCTTGCGTAATGCCGGCCTCCTGCAGATCCAATATAAAAG AGTTGCTTGCAACTACCGTGGTATGCCGGTGGCATTCCGCGTGGACGCGGGATCGAGCCCCTACTACTTTGCAGTGCTAGTGGAGTACGAGAACAGCGACGGCGACGTCTCCGCTGTGTATCTCCAGGAGGCCGACGGTCCCTGGTATCCCATGCAGGAGTCTTGGGGTGCAGTTTGGAAGCTCAACTCCGGCTCGCCGTTGCGACCCCCCTTCTCCATCTGGCTAACCACCAGCGCCTCCCACAGGACTCTCGTTGCCTCGAATGTGATTCCCGCCGGCTGGCAGCCCGGCCAGACTTACAGATCTCACGTGAATTTTCGCTAA